A window of Macaca mulatta isolate MMU2019108-1 chromosome 7, T2T-MMU8v2.0, whole genome shotgun sequence genomic DNA:
cactaaataaaaattaacaaaggtTTATCTGCATAGAAAGATACAgaactgtattttatttagagTTGTTTACCTTATCACACTCCTTTCTCTGAGACTGGGTAAGGTTCTGATGAACCAGAAACAGTCACTAGGAAGGATGAAAGAATGGGCAAGTGGAGTGATCAGAAGATGTAAGGGGAGGGAAGCGACAGGGGAAGACAGACACCCACTTCTCAGAGTGGTGCGCTAGCAATACTTTAGAGAAGGCCTGAGATGTTCCCAACAGAGTGACTCTTGAGAATAGGTCATGTGACCAGAGATTGCTAACATACAggctgaaataaatttttaaaatttatatgaaagcaAGGAAAACTATTTTGGAGGAACtagtctatttatttttatttatttatttttaattaatttattttttttttgagatggagcctcactctgtcacccaggctggagtgcagtggcgcgatcttggctcactgcaaactctgcctcccgggttcacgccattctcctgcctcagcctcccgagtagctgggactacaggagcctgccgtcacacccggctaatgttttgtattttttagtagagacggggtttcaccgtgttagccaggatagcctcccaaagtgctgggattataggtgagagccaccgtgcctggctgctaGTTTATTAAAGAAGTAAGTTAAAAAGCCACTGGTGGCTTTAGACCTTGGTGGTTCCTCTCTGTCTAGGTACATGATGCTCCCCAATACCCCCGAGCCTAACCAGTGCCCCAGGGCCTATTTCTGGATCAACTGCTTGCCTGCTCTGGTACCAGGCCAATGCCAGGTTAGGAGTTTACCTAAATCTGTTAGCCTCCCAACTTGTTTCCTTACTAAAAACAAAGGGAGTAAGACAGCCACGGTGGTAAACAGAAGGCAAAGCAGAAAAGCAGATCAGACAAAGGGTCCCTTTTGTGAATGGACTCCTCAATATGGGCTTTCCCAAGCCTGTGTAGGCTCACACAGTAGAGGGTCATTTCTAAAAGGGCACTGTTGCACACTGAAGGACAAGGTCACTAAAGGACTTTATTGATTTATAAATTATTGCCAAATATAAAGTCAATATATAATCTTCTGCAGGAGAACCTTGAGAATCCTTGAAACTGTCAACCCGAATTCATAATTCATTCCCTCCAAACCTACTCACACTACtaaagacatttctttctttgtaattataattaattccttgctttttcttctgATGATAAAAGTTCTAGTAAGgtaagaacacacacacacacacacacacacacacacacgtgcctTGACTGAGGTGGTCTATATcattaaataaatcaaattttagAAGAGTTAGGccttatacatatatttatgagaTTTTGAAGTCAATCTTTTACCTGCATTGAATGAATCATTTCTTTGGTGAAACGATAGGGATACAAGATGTTGTGAATTTTAACTGCTAAGCTCTCAGCCTGGCCACTGCTTACATCAACAGCAACCTAGAAAGACTCAGCAAAATacaattgaaattttaatttttgtgtcagCAGAACTGTTTTACCAAAGATATCAGAGTGCTTtaaaagcattcatttttatatagcCTACTAGAGGTGGGTTTAATTCAGGGAATTTGTAGAAATTCAAAAGAAtcggccgggcactgtggctcacgcctgtaatcccagcactttgggaggccgaggtgggcagatcacgatgtcaggagattgagaccatcctggctaacacggtgaaaccccatctccactaaaaaatacaaaaaattagctgggcgcggtggcgggcgcctgtagtcccagctactcaggaggctgaggtaggagaatggcatgaacccaggaggcggagcttgcagtaagctgagatcatgccaccgcactccagcctgggcgacagagcgagattccacctcaaaaaaaaaaaaaaaagaaattcaaaagaatctGTGAAAAACGAGTCTTATGTAAGACTTTACGTAACAATTTTTGCTTATAAACAAAATTactgacaaaacaaaaatagtttcaGAACAACAATTTATCTATGTTCTATGATCAAGTCCTCAAATGATATCTTGACGAAAAAACTGGTAAACAAATGCTCATCTATTATACAACCTGTTTATAACATGCACAGTACATTCTGTGAAAATACACTGAGGAGAGAACATCCACCCAGGGCCAATGAGGAACTGTTCCTCCAGTAGAAGATGTGTGGCTTTATCTAATGATAACAATTTTATTATCACCACCCTGAATATTGTGCCAAAGCTACAAGTCAGAGTTTCTGAGAGTGGTAAACACATTTGCTATTCTTACATTGATTGTACATGTTTAATCCAAAATGCCTGAGCTCCCAAaatgctataaattttatttctcctctctACATTAAACAGTAACTTCCAAATAAATTATGTGGAAATATGCCCAGTTTCCAATCATAATTACAAATTAGTATAGTCTTGCATGCCCATACCCagcttaaataaaattcaaattttaattttaattaatttacttaatttttaagagatagagtctcactatgttgcccaggctatagtgcagtggctaGTCACAGGCACAATCAGCACACtatatagccttgaactcctggtctcaagtgatcctcccacctcagcctcctgagtagctgagactataagtGCATGCCACTGTACCCATCTTGAAactcaaaagtttaaaataacagGCAAAGAAaggccaggagtgatggctcacgcctgtaatcccaggactctgggaggccgaggcaggcagatcacctgaggttgggagttagagaccagtctgaccaacatggagaaaccccatctctactaaaaatacaaaattagctgggcgtggtagcaggtgcctgtaatcccagctacttgggagactgaggcaggagaatcgcttgaacctgggaagcggaggttacgtgagccgagatcgtgccattgcatttcagtctgggcaacaagagcgaaactccatctcaaaataaaaacaataataataagaaaaaaaaaaaaagacaaagaaaaactgcTACAGACCCACCTCTGGATAACGGGCAAATACTGGATTGTCCCATTCTGAGAACAAAGACTGAAGCAATTCGCTACTAATGGTATCATCCACAGTATCTAGGGCAAAAGGGAACAGGTAAAGTTGGCATCCAGAACCACAGGGAAAGGAGGGAATGGCATTTCCTGTTTGGTGAGCTGTAGCCTCAAGACCAAAGATCACATACATTGTTTCTATATTCTACAAATGTTCAGTGTTTGCTATATCTCTAAATTATTTTGATCTGTTACTTTTTAAACTAGAGTTGGTGACTGTATCTTCTGGCATTACAACTTTTCTCCAAACTGTTTACAAGAGATATTTTGGAATACTGACAGAGAAGCTATGGCTCAAATTTGTAGCCTTACTGCCTTTAAATAAAATAGACCttatctatttttaaacaaaCGCAAAAAATTgatgtctgtatttttttttttttttttttttgagatggagtctggctgtgtcgcccaggctggagtgcagtggcccgatctcagctcactgcaagctccgcctcccgggttcatgccattctcctgcctcagcctcccgagtagctgggagtacagttGCCCGCCatgtcgcccggctagttttttgtatttttttagtagagatggggtttcaacgtgttagtcaggatggtctcgatctcctgacctcgtgatccgcccatctcggcctcccaaagtgctgggattacaggcttgagctacagCGCCAGGCCTGTAgctttttttgaagagttttgttTACATAAAACTACAGCAACTTGGAGGGTAAGtccagcctttttaaaaataagaaacatgtcCCCTAATTACAAGACACCACAGAATATGCATAATCAGCAAATACTGACCTCAAGTCTGGAATAGTAATTTCTGATCTAAATGCATGCACTAAATTAATTAGTTCCGCTGTTAAATAGCGCCATGGGGAATTCCTGATTCCAGAACAGCACAGCTGGCACTGATCAAGCTTAATGCAAgcctgctttgttttttgagttaGGTGGTACGATGTGTACTGGGTGCCCCAGCAGTCTCTGCCACCCCTACCTCTGTTATCCTGTCTCATCACAGTCCTCTCTGCTCGAGCTCTcggaaggaaaggaagaacaaGGTCGCTTCTAAAAGGATGACACCTGTACTGAGACCctaaatataagaaagaaaaacctagaaatgtgaacttaaaatacaagtaaactctttaaaaatttaatcacaTAAAACCTCTTTCTGCATAAACTGAGTCAAGACATAAAGCAGACTACTAAACACCAGATTGAGAATCAGAAATCCTTTAATGAAATTATGCTGTCAATATACGACTCTATATTAATGCTTAGTTCCATTATCCATTCATACCAGACAGAATGAAGACCTAGAATAGGTCACTGTGATTCTCAATGGGGGGCCATTTTGCACGAGGGGACATCGGCAATGTCttgagacacttttttttttttttttgagatggagtctcgctctgtcacccgggctggagtgcagtggcgtgatctcagcttactgcaagctccgcctcccgggttcaagtaattctcctgcctcagcctcccaagtagctgggattacaggcatgagccaccacacctggctaatttttttgtatttttagtagagatgcggtttcaccatattggccaggatggtctcaaacccttgaccttgtgatccgcccgcctccgcctgcCAAAGTGATGgcattagaggcgtgagccaccgtgcccggcttgaGACACTTTTCATTGTCACAACTTAAGTAAAGGGTTCTACGTTCTACTAGCATCTAGCAGATAAAGGCCacggatgctgctaaatatcctacaatgcataGGACAAACCCTACGACAAAAAATTATCCGGCGAAGCCCTGTGTTAGACATACAGCAGTACTTAATTGTCACCTATAACTTGGTGCAACCTTCACAGATCTCCAACTTATGTCTCTTATCTCCAATGTATGTCTCTATCCTAACATTTGTCTCATTATAATACAACTATGTTTAGATAGCTATCTTCCCTAATAGTACTGTGAACTCCTGAAAGCAAAGTCAGTTAACCTGCAATGTGacagcatctagcacagtgcGGATGATCAACAAATGTTTCATGAAAAAGTGAACAGGTGGACAAATGAAAGGTTCTCAATTCAAACTCCAGAGTCTAGTAAGATCTGGCCCAAATGCTGTTCTTCTCCATGAAGGATAATAAGATTTGAGTTGTAGAAACAATGCTGAATTTGACAGCTTTAGAACAGGAGGAAAACATGAGAGATAAATCCGTTGGACTAAACCTGGAGAGGTTAAGAATGATAAAATTAAGATAATGAAGTGAAATAAGGTTTATAACTACTAACAGAAAGAACtgcattaaatacattttaaagaaaaaattaccaaGGCTTGGGGACTTGACACTACTACTCAAAATCACCTTTATAGATCCTCTCTTCTGTacattaaaatttatcttttaggccagtggctcatgcctataatcccagcactttgggaggctgaggcgggcagatcacctgagcttgggagtttgagaccagcctgaccaacatggagaaatcccatctctactaaaaatacaaaattagccaggcatggtggtgcatgcctgtaatcccagctactcaggaggctgaggcaggagaatcgcttgaactcagaaggcggagattgcagtgagccgagatcgcaccatttcactttaccctgggcaacaagagcaaaactctgtctccaaaaaaaaaaaaaaaattatcttttaacaaTTTATCTCATGTAACACTTTTATGTAAAGTTTGACAATGTCCTAATATCATGATGTATATCGGCCATTTCCAGAAAGGTAGCAGGATACTGAGGAGCCATCTGTTCATGGAACTTCTTtttataccaaaaatatttttcattgggAAACTATGAGTTAACATGGCTTTCAAAAGTTTATAAAAAAGTATGCTAATCCAGAATGTTAAGTAGGTTAAAGTGTTTTAAACATCTAGATTCAAAAGGAAGAGATATTTATGTTGAGTATGGCAGCTAAGATTTCCCCCTTTCTTTTAGCAACAGCTATCTCACAGTGTAATGTAATCCAGTTATTTTTTGGCACCATATCAGAAGCAGTTGCATTTCAGGAAGATGAGGTGTCAGTGCTGTAGATTTACCTCTGATAAGCCTTCAATATAAGTCAGACATAAAACCACATAGATTGAAAAGCACATAAAGTGGCTTTAAGAGCAACTTGATAGTCTCAGGAACAACAGTGAAAGAAATGAGTTTTCTCCTAATGAATACTACAAAATACTAAGAAATACTACTGAAGTTactacagtgattttttttttcataaggaaaaaacagaaaaacactgaAAAGTAAAGGTCTCATTTAACCTTAAAGAAATCACAGCTTCCTGCTAGAGGTACTCATGGTCAGGAGAAATTAAAAATTGACTTATAATTACATTTACACATGTTCCATTCTTCTGCAGcattcaaaatttttaatatgGATACAGATGTAATGTTTATCCTCCTAGTACAAAGCCAAGATTATAGCCAGATGGAAATCAGGTTTATCACCTCCCAACATCTGGCTCCCAACACACTGCCAAAGCAATATCACTTTAAATGTGGACTGAGAACCCAGAGTCCTAGTGCAGGCTCAAATGTAGCCCTGTGGTATGATCTAAAAGCTAtattggccgggtacagtggctcacacctataatcccaccactttgggaggccgaggcaggtggatcacctgaggtcaggagtttgagacaagcctggccaacatggtgaaaccccgtctctacaaaaatacaaaaaattagccgggtgtagtggcagatgcctgtaatcccagctacttgggaggctgaggcaggaggattgcttgaacctgggaggcggaggttgcaatgagccgagatcatgccactacactccaacctgggcaacaagagtgaaactccgtctcaaataaataaatacatacatacatacataaatacatgaataaataaatgccataTTATTGTCTTCCTGAATAACAGCTACTTTTATAACATAAACAGATCAAGGAGATTTTACCACATGCATTACAATAAAGCACACTTCAAAAGTATAGTCATGAAAGTACATACTTGAcctatattttgaaaattcatgGACAAGTCCtactttccagaaagaaaaagctCATAAATGTAGTACTGTACTAAGCCATAGAGTTTACTGGAAAACCTAGGATGATTACAGAATCATTCTGGCCCTTAACCTGGAAGCCATGTGGAGAAAGTTCCAGTAAAATACCATGCTGACACCACAGGCACCTTTAAAGACAATTTTCTAGGAAAGTTGGGCATTTGACAGGAAGGGAAAACAAGGTAGGAAAGTACTGTGGATCTTCCCAACTATTAATAGTATCATTTCATTAAAATTGGACAGTCTCATcccttttttttattgttgttctaGATATATACCTATCACCCCCTttcttacacatacacacactgacaTCTTTTAACTGTATTCTCCATTTAATAGTGTTGGAcatagaggctgggtgcagtggctcacacctataatcccagcactttgggaggctgaggcgggtggatcatttgaggccaggagtttgagaccagcctggccaacatagtgaaatcctgtctctactaaaaataaaaaaatgtagctgggcatggtggtacactcTTGTAATCCaagttacatgggaggctgaggcaggagaatcgcttgaaccgggggtgggggcagaggtttcagtgagccaagatcgcaccactgcactccagcctgggtgacagagcaagactccgtctcaaaaaaaaaaaaaaaattagcgttGGATGTAGATAATCTTCATATAGCatgaaaatacaatatatgtTTTGTAAGTGGTCTTCAAAATGTTCTATCTGTTGAGATAATCTCTTTGGATAATGAGGATCTTACTCCTTGTCCagcatttccattttcaaaagcaTCTCATGCACATGAACAGTACGTACTTACCATTCTCAAGTACGACATCCACAGCCACAGTTGTCAGGTCTTTAGTACAAGCAGTCTGAATGTCCTCAGTTGGGGCAATGAATGTGCTGAGTCCAGTCATTTTGTTGACATAAACCATTCTCCCCAGGGCTACATCGAAATGCTGCTGCCAATTCGAGCAACACGTGTTTGACTCTTCAGTTTCAGAACAAGCTCTTGCTTTAGATTCCTCACTTTGAAAACAAATTCCATTTTGGTCACCTGTGGCATCGTCTACCAGATTCATTAACATTCCACTGGGAGAGTCCGGACTTCCTGTGTGTTGTTCTGAAGCTCTGATAAGAACATCTGAATCTTTACTGGTAACTTTAAAATTATCATAGGGCAATACCAAAGGAGTTTCTGATATCACACAGTTCTCTGTTGTATTGCTGTTAGAAtgtgttttactatttttattaaaggaaatatcctgtgtgGCAGAATCTGATGTTGGGATGACACCATTCTCTGTTTTTTcatgctcatttttaaataacatacaaaaatcttgTGTTAACACACTGCACAACTTGCTCTCTTTCCTACTGGAATCTGAATTTGGAAGTTCATTAAAACGACTCATCATCTCCATTGTTTGAGTTTCTCTTTCGGAACCCTTCCGTCTGGATAATTTAGAGGCTAGTGATTCAGATGACTTCTCAAGGTCCAAAGGTTTTCTATTAAAGAGAGATAACTCCTTCAGGGTCATAGGGCTTTCTCTCAAACTAGGCATCTGTTGTTCTAAACAATCTTCATCCTTGGAGAATGGAAGCTTCTCTGAGTCAAGGACGTGGCTTACTGGTTGGCAACTACTATCTGAATCACTATGCTTCATAGTAGTGATTTTACAAACATCAGAGTTGTCTAAGCAGTTCTTGTTCTTCAGCAGAATGTCAGGTTCAACTTGAGGACTGAGATTGGTAGTGACTCCGTTACTTTCCTCTACTTCTGTATCCAGAGGATTTTCAACCTTCCCATATTGCCTCTTAAACTTCTCTAAAGATCCTAGCTGTGAACTCAAGCTTAGCTTCTTACGGACGATTGGTTTGGAGGAACCAATTAATTTATCTGTTTTCCTACTATCATTTGAAACGTGTCTATACCAGGGGAAAGAGGGGGATGTATCAGATAATATGCAACCTGTTTGTGATTTTTTGCTATCTTGCTGAAAAGTAGAAAACTTTGCATAAGTTGCTGTAGGTTCATTCTCTAGCCCACAACTTATATTTGTTCTGCAAATTTTTTTGTTGGGCAATTGACCAGATTCTCTACTTAAAGTGCCGGCTAAATCTTTGAGGTCTAGAGTTTCAACTGAATGACGTGTTCTATTTCCAAATGTTTCTTGGGCACGTGTGGGACCAGGtctaacataatttttaaatgcatgttcTGTTTCAATTgatttagttttctcattttgtaCTATATGAGTTATAAAGCCAGTGGAACATAATTTAACTCGTCCGTAACTAAAAACATTTCTTCCTCCACAATTGctaggctctttttttttctccttctctgtctgaGCACTATGTACTCCCAATAATGTTGTCGCAAAAGGCAGAGGCTGGCATCCCACTTCAGTAGCATCTTTAAATCTCTCTGGTTGATTCtgaattctattatttttcatgACGTTGGCAGCCATGTCATTAACAGTAGtactttctttccatatttctagATCCTCCCCACTCTCTTCAAAGTGACATGGTGTCTGAAAAGGGCTTAAAAACATTTCTGAACTGGTTCCACATGGGTTTTCTAAAGAGCTATGTTCCAGGCAAGATTTTTtatgtttctcattttctcctgctTCTGATGCTACAATTGTCTCTTGTTCTAACATCTTGGATTCTGAGCAAGAGCTGtctttgttttgtaaagatgGCTCTGTCATTTTGCTATGGCCTGGACCACCTGATtcataaatgcataaaaatgcatcatttgtattttttctgataGCTTCTAAATCCCTAGAATTCTGTGTGCTTATGTTTTCTGCAGTAGCTTTTCTTTTCACAGATTTTGATTGCAAATTAAACATCTCATAGGaatctaaaatattattacatGCTTCCTGGAAACTGCCCTGGTTACTCCTCTCATCGGAAGTCACACGCTTCTGAAGAGTAGcatcaaataaattaaaaccatTATCTTCACTAAATTCCTTAATATCCTCACCTGATAATtccacaaataatttttcttgctttaaaaacattttcactcCTTCCTGAATACAAAACAAGAGAGTGTCCCAGTTCTGAAACTCAATCAGAGTTTTGGCTGGCTCCATGCACACATCATACTCACAGAATTGGCACTGCACATTAATTACATATATGCCATAGAGTTCTGGGGTAGACCGGTGCCGAAGACTTGAACTCATTTGCCTACTGGTGGAACCGTTCTTTGGCTTGCATATAATACTCTCTTTCCTTAATAAAAAGTCAATGAGTTTATGTAGCTTTGTCCTTAAAACCAGTCTTTTGTTCACAAACAAAAACTGCATATTCTTATTGTAATGTGCTTCAGAGCTGATATAGCCACTAAGCTCAAACTGTTTATATTTAAAACTGATTTCTCTCAGCTTTTGGGACTTTCCCAATCCATAAATTTGACAAAATCGGGAACATACGTCTTTGGTTTTAGGGAGTTGAAGAACCATGGAACCAGAAACATCATTTctcaaagagaaagagatggaagGGTGCATAAGTGAGAGAGCTTCTATCCTCTGCCTAACCTTCTCAAACTCCAGTCTAGGGTCCATGCATTTCCTCCTTACAGGCAGCTGGTAAAATAGGTTATACACTGTTACAGTGGTCCCACCGCTTGGTCTAGTCACATCAGCTTCACAAGCTTTCAGGGCTTTTCCACTCTGAAACAGTTTCACAAAAGTTTTCATTGTCCTGTTTTTCTTGGACGAAATTTCCACAGCGCTGGCCATGTCGGCAATATTTGCCAAGGCCTCTCCTCGGAAACCATAAAACCTTGGATTCTCCAAGTCCTGTACCGAGTGGCATTTACTGGTGAAATAACGATTTCCCACTTTCTCTACATCATCACTCCCCATCCCAAATCCATTGTctatcacttgaacttggaaggttTCCATATTCACCCTGACAGCCACACATTTTGCTTCAGCATCAATACTGTTGAGGGCAAGTTCCTCAACACATTGGCCCAAGGAGCTTATGGCCAAACCAGAACGCAATTTGGCTTGTACTTCAACTGACAAGCACTTGATCATGGTAGGTAGAAAGATGGTGAGAATGCCAAGCAATGGTTTCCTTCTCTGACGGGAAATAATTGCCTATAGGAGAAAAAAACCACACACGCACATAATCAAAGCTACAGCATTACACATTTCTTTCAAGCATTATGAAGAAATAGCATTTGAGGCAAATGAAATCGCTCTTATTAAACCAAATtgtgaaacaaagcaaaacaaagttaTACCACTGATCTCTAGGCACAGCTCATGCTTGGTGCAATGAATTCACATCCAAAGAAACattcataatttcataattttcaaTGCTCCTTTCTAAATCCCACATGTCCTAAAGTGAAATCATAATTACACTTGAAGTTGACCGGTAAAGACAGTATTAGAAATTCTAACCACTTCACCAAAAACAGATGCTTAAATTAAATACAGCTAAGGAACATTAGCTAGAAATTATTCACGACAAAAATGTCCAAGCTAGTTTCATAACATTTATACATTACACAATAACCATGACTTTTAGAAAAGCACTTATAATGAATTGCTAAGACATTGCAATAAGGTGAAGCAATAGGAAGAAATTTTAAGAATCAAATTGTATCAAAGAGAAATTGGGGGCATtaagagattattattattatggttaaGTATAGTCACCTCAGGGAAAGAGGTTGGGAATGGGAAAAGATAAAGCAGGAAAATTCCTTTTCATATAAACCTTTCTTTGCCATTCGATTGTTAAATCCTGTTCACGTATTACTCATGTTTTTAGAAGGTCgttattattcttttttgaaacagggtcttgctctgccacccaggctggagtgcaatgacacaatctcggcactgcagcctgcacctcctgggctcaagcaatcctccagcctcagcctctcaagtagctgggattacaggcgcgcaccaccacgcctggctaatttttgtcttttatgtagagatggggtttcaccatgttgaccagcctggtctcaaactcctgaactcaagtgatcctcccgccttggcctcccaaagtgctgggattacaggtgtgagccaccgcgcccagccagacggtcattattattaatattcttttgGTCTTTACAGACGGGCATAAACTACCCTGGTAATAATAATGATGGCATGGGGCTGCCTGAATTTGATTTTAAGTTTTCCTGCAAGTaaaagcacaaaaacaaaaaacatctaaAAAACCCAAACCCTAAGATTCTAGTGCCATTAAAGGTCTCCCCCTCTTCTCCATCAGTGAAAGCCGCGTGGGGGAGCCCCCTGTAGGCGGTGGGGTTGGTTTTCCGAACCCGGGAAAATCAGGGATCTAACTGCAGAACTTCTGCTGCTTTCTAAGCTAATGCACTTCGCAGCCGGCAGCAAGTGAGGGGCAAACGTTTAACAAGTATTCCGATTAATGTAAACCCAACGATTTCCTGATGACGCCTGCGCTTGGGACGGACGCAACGCACTGGCCTGGATCCAGGGCCCAGGGGCCTGGGAGCGCCGCGCGGGCCGCGTCCAGTGCAGCGCCGCCTTCCCgccaggcccagcccctccccagccagCCCCGTCCTTGTCCCCACACCGGGCCCGCCCTGCCGCCAGGCCGCCGGGCCTCCGGGGTCCTCGCGCATCCGGCTCCGAAAGCTGCGCGCAGCCATCATCAGGCCCTTCTGGTGTTAGAAGAGCCCCCGGCAACATCTTTTCGTCGCGTGCTTCCCCCAGAGTCACCTCGAGTCCAGCTTAACCAATTCTCGGACACCAACCGCCTGGGACGCCGACGCGCGCACCTTGGGTCTTGAGGCTCGTGCACGTGCGAGTCCACGAGCATGCGCTTCGGAGGGGCGCGCCAGGCCACGACACACCAGTGCGCATGCGCGTCAGGTGTTCCAGCCAAGGATCCGCATCCCAGGGTTCAGTGAACGGGTACCTACAGTCTCAATCCTTATCCGCTTTTGGCATGGTGTGAAAGACTATGTCgtaacttttacttttgtttttatgtttgtttgtttttttcccgtgtgttccctttcctttttttctcattttcacctTTGCTCTTAACTACCGtttaattcaatatatattttatgtttgctTATTGTCTTCTCTCCCTAGAATGTAAGCTATGTGAAGGTAAAgagtttatatattttgtttactgctgtatcCCAGTTACCAAGAGCAGTGCCTGGC
This region includes:
- the MLH3 gene encoding DNA mismatch repair protein Mlh3 isoform X11, with amino-acid sequence MIKCLSVEVQAKLRSGLAISSLGQCVEELALNSIDAEAKCVAVRVNMETFQVQVIDNGFGMGSDDVEKVGNRYFTSKCHSVQDLENPRFYGFRGEALANIADMASAVEISSKKNRTMKTFVKLFQSGKALKACEADVTRPSGGTTVTVYNLFYQLPVRRKCMDPRLEFEKVRQRIEALSLMHPSISFSLRNDVSGSMVLQLPKTKDVCSRFCQIYGLGKSQKLREISFKYKQFELSGYISSEAHYNKNMQFLFVNKRLVLRTKLHKLIDFLLRKESIICKPKNGSTSRQMSSSLRHRSTPELYGIYVINVQCQFCEYDVCMEPAKTLIEFQNWDTLLFCIQEGVKMFLKQEKLFVELSGEDIKEFSEDNGFNLFDATLQKRVTSDERSNQGSFQEACNNILDSYEMFNLQSKSVKRKATAENISTQNSRDLEAIRKNTNDAFLCIYESGGPGHSKMTEPSLQNKDSSCSESKMLEQETIVASEAGENEKHKKSCLEHSSLENPCGTSSEMFLSPFQTPCHFEESGEDLEIWKESTTVNDMAANVMKNNRIQNQPERFKDATEVGCQPLPFATTLLGVHSAQTEKEKKKEPSNCGGRNVFSYGRVKLCSTGFITHIVQNEKTKSIETEHAFKNYVRPGPTRAQETFGNRTRHSVETLDLKDLAGTLSRESGQLPNKKICRTNISCGLENEPTATYAKFSTFQQDSKKSQTGCILSDTSPSFPWYRHVSNDSRKTDKLIGSSKPIVRKKLSLSSQLGSLEKFKRQYGKVENPLDTEVEESNGVTTNLSPQVEPDILLKNKNCLDNSDVCKITTMKHSDSDSSCQPVSHVLDSEKLPFSKDEDCLEQQMPSLRESPMTLKELSLFNRKPLDLEKSSESLASKLSRRKGSERETQTMEMMSRFNELPNSDSSRKESKLCSVLTQDFCMLFKNEHEKTENGVIPTSDSATQDISFNKNSKTHSNSNTTENCVISETPLVLPYDNFKVTSKDSDVLIRASEQHTGSPDSPSGMLMNLVDDATGDQNGICFQSEESKARACSETEESNTCCSNWQQHFDVALGRMVYVNKMTGLSTFIAPTEDIQTACTKDLTTVAVDVVLENDTVDDTISSELLQSLFSEWDNPVFARYPEVLQQVDSKFIACLMSTKTEENGEADSYEKQQAQGSGRKKLLSSTLIPPLEITVTEEQRRLLWCYHKNLEDLGLELVFPDTSDSLVLVGKVPLCFVEREANELRRGRSTVTKSIVEEFIREQVELLQTTGGIQGTLPLTVQKVLASQACHGAIKFNDGLSLQESCRLIETLSSCQLPFQCAHGRPSMLPLADIDHLEQEKQIKPNLAKLRKMAQAWRLFGKAECDTTQSLQQSMPPCEPP